The Halobellus sp. MBLA0158 genome has a window encoding:
- a CDS encoding GMP synthase subunit A produces MTSIVVIDNHGQFTHLERRALRDLGVDVELVDNTTPPEEIDADGIVLSGGPDMDRIGNCPEYLDLDVPVFGICLGMQILAAELGGEVGSGDYGGYADVDVDILDGGDPLVGSLAPRTRVWASHADEVKEVPEGFAHTATSDVCDVEAMSDPDRDLYGVQWHPEVAHTERGEEVFRNFVSICE; encoded by the coding sequence ATGACAAGCATCGTCGTCATCGACAACCACGGTCAGTTCACGCACCTCGAGCGCCGCGCGCTCCGGGACCTCGGCGTCGACGTCGAGCTCGTCGACAACACCACCCCGCCGGAGGAGATCGACGCCGACGGGATCGTCCTCTCGGGCGGCCCGGACATGGACCGCATCGGCAACTGCCCCGAGTACCTCGACCTCGACGTCCCGGTCTTCGGCATCTGCCTGGGGATGCAGATCCTCGCGGCCGAGCTGGGCGGCGAGGTCGGCTCCGGCGACTACGGCGGCTACGCCGACGTCGACGTCGACATCCTCGACGGCGGCGACCCCCTCGTGGGATCGCTCGCGCCCCGGACGCGCGTGTGGGCCAGCCACGCCGACGAGGTGAAAGAGGTCCCCGAGGGCTTCGCCCACACCGCGACCTCCGACGTCTGCGACGTCGAGGCGATGAGCGACCCCGACCGCGACCTCTACGGCGTCCAGTGGCACCCCGAGGTCGCCCACACCGAGCGCGGCGAGGAAGTCTTCCGCAACTTCGTCTCGATCTGCGAGTAG